A single genomic interval of Malania oleifera isolate guangnan ecotype guangnan chromosome 11, ASM2987363v1, whole genome shotgun sequence harbors:
- the LOC131167808 gene encoding histone H2B.4 codes for MAPKAEKKPAEKKPAEKKPKAEKKLPKDASSSDKKKKKAKKSVETYKIYIFKVLKQVHPDIGISGKAMGIMNSFINDIFEKLAQEASKLAKYNKKPTITSREIQTAVRLVLPGELAKHAVSEGTKAVTKFTSS; via the coding sequence ATGGCTCCCAAGGCCGAGAAGAAACCAGCGGAGAAGAAGCCTGCAGAGAAGAAGCCGAAGGCGGAGAAGAAGCTCCCCAAGGACGCCTCCTCCTccgacaagaagaagaagaaggcgaaGAAGAGCGTGGAGACCTACAAGATCTACATCTTCAAGGTGCTGAAGCAGGTCCATCCTGACATCGGGATCTCCGGCAAGGCCATGGGGATCATGAACAGCTTCATCAACGACATTTTTGAGAAGCTTGCTCAGGAGGCCTCCAAGCTCGCCAAGTACAACAAGAAGCCCACCATCACCTCTCGGGAGATTCAGACCGCCGTGAGGCTGGTCCTTCCCGGAGAGCTCGCGAAGCACGCCGTTTCTGAGGGGACTAAAGCCGTTACCAAGTTCACCAGCTCTTAG